The Hippoglossus hippoglossus isolate fHipHip1 chromosome 4, fHipHip1.pri, whole genome shotgun sequence DNA window AGCCGCTGGTCCACCTGGGCTCTGCTACCAGTGGTTCAGAGGCAAAGAAGAGGTCGGTCCAACATATGATCGTGATGtgttctgtatttatgtaaCTTTTTGGCTAAATCTGTCACCTTTACATCCTATTGATGTCATTTTAGTGAGACAAATAAATTCCTCTGTAGATAATATAATATCTGTGTTATATGAATAGCCCACTGATCATTTTGTTGATGTAGGTTTTGGAAAAAAACGGGTGCACACCAGAGTTGATTCTGTGTCCTTTAGCCCCGGTCCACCAGGGTCACTATATCTGCAGAGTCAACCACGGAGAAAAGTGCATCTTCTCTCAGTGGGCTCGAGTTCGCTTggtttcctctgcaggttcCAGTCCAGGTACCCCTCCTCCCATCCTTCTattctccttttttcccttGTTCTATTCCATCTCATGATGTGTGATGTATCGTTCTGGTGAATCTCATCATCTgcagactgcagcagcagtctgtTTCAGGGCTCAGTGAGTGGGCTGCGCATCACCCACCAGCCTGAGGCCCAAGCGGTGTCTGAAGGTGACTCTCTGCTCCTGGTGTGCAAAGCAGAGGCCAGCCCTCCCGCCCAGTACGAGTGGTACCACAACAGGGTTCCCATGCAAGAACACAAGACAAGGGCATTTGAAGTAAGTATGTCCAACAGTCATTATGTCAGATTAAAACCTGTTAGGATTAAAACATTGAATAAAAGGAGTAAAGCTTTACAACCTTTGGATTTTAATCTGTATTCTGGAGACTAATTGTGAAAGTTGAATGAGTGTAAAGATGATCAAATCTGCTTGATGTGAGCTCAAAATCTTGcaatcaattatttttttatatatttttaaaagaagattGACATTTCTGTAGAAGTACACCGTGTTACATTTGATGTCGTGTATCATTTCCTGTAGATCCCGTGTGTGACCACAGCACACAGAGGAGAGTACAGATGTAAAGTGTTCAACCTTTATCATGAGACGTGGAGCGACACAGCAGGAGTCACAATTGGTGAGACATAGAGACATTTTCTCATATTCAGATAAATGTATAGATGAGAAAAAAGATATTCATACATGACCATAATACTTTTGCATTTATTTCTCAGGCCCAAGTTCCATAACTGATGCATCCTGGGTAGAAGTTGATCGTGGTctaggtgtgtttttttttttctacctgaaTATTTCACAGTGAATAAAGGAACTTGAGTCACAGTTTTGTTCCTCTGTCATTCTCTGAAACGTTGAATCACTTTAATTCCTGTTTCTTTGTAAGCACATCAGTGAACAGTAAAACAGTATCATGTGGCTTTACTTTGTGTGAGTCAAAGCAGTTGGTAGTGGATCAGTGTATGGACTTAGAAGTGTTGACTCAGTTCAGGTTATAAGAATAAGTTCAAACATTCTAATATAATATCAAACAATATGGgactttttaatgtaaatatattttccatATCGGTGTTGTCAGACTCACAGGAAATCAACAGGTCAACTTCTGGACCGGGAATAAATCCAACACGACCAATGGCCAGTCATCCGCCGCCATCCAAACATTTCCATGGTGAATTTGGTCCAAACAAATGCTGTCATCTTTTTGTAGATCACTAATAATAGTTACAGTATATTATTTAGTAGGTTAGTGGCTCTTCATTGATGCCCTGTCTTCCCCCTCCACAGCAACAGACAAAGTCGCTCTGCTGATCGGCAACATGAACTACCTCCACCACACTCAGCTGTGTGCTCCCATCGCTGACGTGCACGAGTTGACCAACCTCCTCAGACAAATGGACTTCAAGGTGGTTTCACTGCTTGACCTCAACTGGCAGGAGATGCACAGCGCCGTGACGGAGTTCCTCTTGCTGCTTGACAAGGGAGTCTATGGTCTGTCTCTCGTCCACCAAGATAATATGTTTGAAACGTGCTTTGTGTCAGTTCTTTTGAAAAATGACTGCAATATTTTGGTTTGAAGTAGAATATGCAGTAAAAATGCCCTTTTCAATACCTTGCTTTATTTAATACAATCACATGGCATcgaataaataaaagcaacatttccTCATTATAacttttgaaaaacagaaaatacgAGGCAAAGAATCTGACAAATATTATGTGCCAACCCTAACTCTCTTTGACATTGACACTCATCAATGTTTACAACGCTTCTTTGTCCTTCTTAACCCAGGCTTACTATACTTTGCTGGTCATGGTTATGAGAATTACGGCAACAGCTTCATGATTCCCATCGATGCTCCGGCCTCCAACACGTCCGAGCATTGCTTGTGTGTGCAGAACATCCTCACCAGGATGCAGGAGAAAGAGACCGGGCTCAACGTGTTCCTGCTCGACATGTGTCGCAAAAGGTGtcaatatttatttcaatgatTGTATTGATGCcgcagcttgttttttttttaatttcactttaagATTATCTGCCTGTGCTTCTTTAGACTTAAAATGTTATTCCCTTTTTAGAAACCcacatgatgatgtcattgtaCAACCTGGACCTCTGAAGGTCACAGCAAATATAGTGTTTGGTTACGCCACGTAAGTTGCTGATCCTCCCCCTGTATGAGACCAGTGTTTATTTAATACTAGATTTGAAATATGTGACACTCGACTCCTACTTTAACCAGTGAAGTGCCACTCATGTGCACTTGCCTCTGTTTAGATGTGTAGATGCAATGGCGTATGAAGTGAAGAGGGAAGACGTGTCCAACGGCATCTTCATAAACTTCCTCAAACAGCGAGTTTGTGAAGATGAGAAGGTCACAGTCATGCTGGACAGAGTCGCTGAAGGTATGTGGAGCTAAACAGACCCATAACAGAATTGCACCAACTGGCCAATcagttgttttgtattttaggGTACGACTACACCTGATGTTTCATTGTCTTTGACATATGTGAAGTTGGTTTTGAACGGATTATTCAACATCTGGCCTGAAAGGGGTCACGTGCATACGGGCTCAACTCCAGTATGGAAATGCATTTAATAAATTTCATCTTATAGTATTTTGTGCTATATTTAACAGCGGGCTGAGCCGTCTGTGCATTCAAACCCCTCACATACATGTAATTCACCCTGAATCTTTCACCGTAGTTTGATTTACCTTTTCACTTTCAGAGTTGCATGTTCAGCTCACTGACATGATTTCCTGAACAGAGCCTTCATTACCATCATTAGATCCACCTGAGTGTTTCCTGCTATGACTGtctaaatgtctgctgtaaaaGAAAGCTTGTAGAAGGTTCCAGTTGCAAAGCGTTTGTGCAGGTTGTTACTAAACCGTAGCATAAAATAAGCAATAGCTCTGTGTTTCTTCTGGTGCATGAATGCAGTGAAAACCAGAGAGATGCTTAAAAACCACAGAGATGCTTAAATCTGCAGCAAACTAAACTAAAGATCACAGTGGGTAAAAGAAAGTGACTGTATTCCTCTTAGCTGGTTGAAAATGTGAACTTTTTGCAGATCTGGACAAATACCACTCAGTCATGTTAAACCACACAGACCacactctttttatttttactttgaagattTCAACCCAGCACCTTGTTCCCCTAAAAAAGTTAGTGTTGAATTTGTCTTTAGCTGTTGTGATGAATCCATACGGTGCATTAAAACTTCTTTACTCTTTTCAGACATGGGTCGCTGTGTGATTACACGAGGGAGGCAGGCTCTGGAGATGCGCAGCAATCTGTCTGAGCGACGCTCCCTCACCGACCAGATACAAACTTCTGAATGCTCTGAATCCTATTCAGCTCGCAACCTGCAGTGGGCCATCGCTCACGGTACAATTTACACAAAAGTTAACAAAAAATCTTAGATATAGCAAGAGATATTGCGAtatctgttgtttattttatttcttgttgGCATGAAATAAACATATACCTAATTCAAATGCCTATCTTCGTAGTCCTGCCACCGAGCAAGTACCTGCAGTTTGACTGTGGGGTGACTGTTCAGCTTGGGTTTGCTGCAGAGTTCTCCAACGTCATGGTCATCTACACTCGGATACTTGACCAGCCCAAAGATAttgtttcctgctctgctcagcTCACTGACTTCCCCTTGGTTTGTTGGTTGATATTACTTATGTAGATATAACACAAAGGTTCTGGCTCATAATCACACATCATGCATGGGACCTGGAATCATTCAGTGTTTCTCAATATATTCTAAGCAGGAAATCTGTAGTTATTCTTGATATTTGAAGTACACACGCACAACATCTTACTGATCTTTACAATGTGTTTGCTTGGCAGGATGTGGATGTCGATCTGAAGACGACTAACCAGGAAACTCTCCTTGAAGCTGGTAGTTTATTATTGATCAAGGACGACCTTCTTTCACCAGAGGTCCCCAGTCTTTACACCCGCCTCCGCAGCCTTCAGAGACTGAAGGTCAGACACTGGTTGTTCTTTTCATAAATACTTCTCTTATTTCTGACCTGGGAGAAATGAAATCTTCCTAGGCCCccattttaaacaatataatcAATGCTTATCTTGAAAAAGATTTGATAAAGTCAACAATAAGATTAGAATTTAAGTATGATATTTTGTACCTACTTTGAGCAAcacttctttgtgtttgtgtgggggtCAGGTCCTCTCAAccctttttatatttccttcTCTAAAGCTAAAAACACATCCTTCTCTTTTATGTCTAAACAGAGGGAGCTCACGTTCACCGTCTGTCTTCATTACACCTATTGCAACATGGATGACGAAGTACAGGAAAGGCAGTCAGTAACAGTTGGCAAACCACTGGTCTCCAAACTCAACCTCTATGAACCGCGACCACCTCGTGCCTGCTCTACGTCCTCGTCCTTCAGCCTCGACTCCTTCAACATCGCTGAGGGCACAACCTCTGTGGGAACATCCTCAAATACATGGCCTTATTATGGCAGAGAATCTACCTCCACTGACTCTCTGACTTCATCCAGGAGTGCAAATATCCCAGAGGAGACTGACAGCCCTGAATTATGCAACGACCCCAAACCTCTTGTTGCCGGCCAAAGCTTGTCCCACAGCCTAAGTTAATGACACAAACTACAAATTAAGTGACAATTTTCACTCGCACTAGTAATCATGAGCCTGATTTGACCATTACATACTGAGAATAAAGAGTATAcgtaaacaaaaagaaaagtcaaaagaTTGGGAACATCTCAGTGAAACCTGACCCTGGACTCAGGTCatatctttacatttttaaacaaaacattttttaagacATAGATACATTATACCAGATCCAGTTTGGTATGTGTTTGTAAGggggaggaaataaaacactggtttttgctttttgaaacatttattaaacctcttgtacaaagtaaaaatgtataaaactgTTTGTTATCATCACTAACTACccatgttaataataataataaactttatttatgtagcacttttcaaaacacagatgaaaagtgtttcacaatAAGAAAGACAACGAGTCAATATATTGACAGAGATAATGGATTTATAGATAGAGTTGGCTACATTTTGAGGTACTTATATATGTGCATGTAGAGATACATGATAAAAAAATGGATTAAGGAAGTTCTTTGTAATTTAAAGCTAAAAAAACTTAGATTTTCACTTTCAAGATCTACCAAGGTATTCCAAGATACATGGAGCCCTTTCCTTGACTTTTTTAACGCCCTTAATCTGTCTCCGGACTTGGAAGAAGCCTCTCACTCACTCCTACTACACCCCACACTCCTGTACTACTGTGGTAGCTGCTCACCCCTTAATCCCACTCCCTCCCCCTTCTACTTATCCATTTATTCAATATACATACATACGTAATTAGTATTACCCGCCCCctttttttataaaattgtatttattttctttattgtgctGCTCGGCAGCCgttgttctgtatgtgtgtgtgtgtgtgtgtgtttgtggacgtCTGTTGGAGTGTTGTTTGTCCCGGTCAGGGCCAAACCTGAGCTGGGTGGGTTGTGGGGGGCATGGGTCAAGGATATTACTGACATACTACTGTACACTCCTGCTGTATCAGTCACTGTTTATGACCATTGTATGTCATGGCAttgaaaaattcaaataaaaacagttgaaaaaaaacaaacaagtgtgaTGCTATAGATCAAAGGAGGTTACTATGACAACTAATCAGAATGTTCAGAAAAACAATGTTGCACTTTCATCAGCTGCAGACAAACGTCAGTTGCACCCACGATCCTGAAGAGAGCAGAAGCATTTTGAACTCTCCACGATCCTCAACCAAACTTGAGCCCAAGTTTCAGACGTGCTTTTCTTTGTCGACCATGCAGCACCAAGACAGTGTGACGAGCCTCAGAGCCGAACTCTTCCAAGCTAACGGTCAGATTAAGGTTCTCGAAGAGGGAAACTCGTCTCTGCAGGAGAAAGTCgagcagctccaggagcagctaaaagaaagagatggaCTCTTACGAAAAGAGACCAAGAAACGGCGTGCTCGCTTCAGGGCCTACGTGGACGTCCTGAACCAGCTCACTGAGTATCAGGCCAAATGTGAGACTCTGGAGACccgtctgcaccaggagccggctcagcctgaaacaagctggagcagagaagTGGAGGTCGACCAGGAAAAACAGGATCTGAAGAAGCAGGTCAACCTGCTCAAGACCGGACAGAGGACGCTTGAAGATGAGCTGAAAAAGAAGGACGAGCTCATCGTCACCGCAACCAAGAGACGGCGTATTCAAACCAATGCCTACCTTGACAGCCTGGCCATGCTCACGGTcaaagaaaaggaggtgaacaaaagtcaggcagagacacaggaggcaaGGCTGCGGCAGGAGATGACTCAGACTGAGGGAGTGAGCATCAGTAAGGTGGAGGCCgtcgaaaaagaaaatgagactctgaaggagcaagttcacaaactaaaaggtgaacacacaaagcTCCAGGACGAAGTCAGACataaggaggagctggtgaaaaaGGAAATCAGCAAAAGACAAGCTTCTACTAAGTCGTACCTCGCCTCCCAGCACAAGCTCAGTGACATGGAGAACGAGCTGGACAGCgtagagaggaagtggaggagaaaggtggagcagctggagacagtgaaggtggaggagcaAGATGAACTGCAGGTTgagcagctccaggagcagctgaaagaaagagatgaactCTTACGAAAAGAGACCAAGAAACGGCGTGCTCGCTTCAGGGCCTTCGTGGACGTCCTGAACCAGCTCACTGAGTATCAGGCCAAATGTGAGACTCTGGAGACccgtctgcaccaggagccggttcagcctgaaacaagctggagcagagaggcgGAGGATCTGAAGAAGCAGGTCAACCTGCTCAAGACCGGACAGAGGAGGCTTGAAGATGAGCTGAAAAAGAAGGACGAGCTCATCGTCACCGAAACAAAGAGACGGCGTATTCAAACCAATGCCTACCTTGACAGCCTGGCCATGCTCACGGTcaaagaaaaggaggtgaacaaaagtcaggcagagacacaggaggcaaGGCTGTGGCAGGAGATGACTCAGACTGAGGGAGTGAGCAGCAGTCAGATGGAGGCCgtcgaaaaagaaaatgagactcaagttcacaaactaaaaggtgaacacacaaagcTCCAGGATGAAGTCAGACataaggaggagctggtgaaaaaGGAATTCAGGAAAAGACAAGCTTCTACCAAGTTGTACCTCGCCTCCGAGCTGGACAGCgtaaagaggaagtggaggagcaaggtggagcagctggagacatcgAAGATGGAGGACCAAGATGAACTCCTGAAACAGAAGACAGATTATCCTCcaaagaagagaggaatgagaggacGTTTGCCCTGAAACCTTGTACCCTTCATCCCTTCTTAACCCACCCACTCCCTACTCCTCCCCTCCTACACTCCCTACTCTCTCACCCCTCACCCCTTTCCTACTCCCCAAAACAAACCCCTCAATGCCCACCTCTAaccaataatataaaaaatgtatataataatataatacaataatatatgtacaacatttacctgtgtgtttttctgaatataaataaatgattcatgatTCTTATATATTACTacagtgttggttttgtttgttagtttctatatttaaatacatcacAAGTCGACAATAGGAGTTCTAATATCGTGGGGGGCATGGGTCAAGGATATTACTGACATACTACTGTACACTCCTGCTGTATCAGTCACTGTTTATGACCATTGTATGTCATGGCAttgaaaaattcaaataaaaagagttgaaaaaaaacaaacaagtgtgaTGCTATAGATCAAAGGAGGTTACTATGACAACTAATCAGAATGTTCGGAAAAACAATGTTGCACTTCAACAGCTGCAGACAAACGTCAGTTGCACCCACGATCCTGAAGAGAGCAGAAGCATTTTGAACTCTCCACGATCCTCAACCAAACTTGAGCCCAAGTTTCTGACGTGCTTTTCTTTGTCGACCATGCAGCACCAAGACAGTGTGACGAGCCTCAGAGCGGAACTCTTCCAAGCTAACGGTCAGATTAAGGTTCTCAAAGAGGGAAACTCGTCTCTGCAGGAGCAGGTCgagcagctccaggagcagctgaaaggAAGAGATGGACTCTTACGAAAAGAGACCAAGAAACGGCGTGCTCGCTTCAGGGCCTACGTGGACGTCCTGAACCAGCTCACTGAGTATCAGGCCAAATGTGAGACTCTGGAGACccgtctgcaccaggagccggctcagcctgaaacaagctggagcagagaggtggaggtcgaCCAGGAAAAACAGGATCTGAAGAAGCAGGTCAACCTGCTCAAGACCGGACAGAGGACGCTTGAAGATGAGCTGAAAAAGAAGGACGAGCTCATCGTGACCGCAACCAAGAGACGGCGTATTCAAACCAATGCCTACCTTGACAGCCTGGCCATGCTCACGGTcaaagaaaaggaggtgaacaaaagtcaggcagagacacaggaggcaaGGCTGCGGCAGGAGATGACTCAGACTGAGGGAGTGAGCAGCAGTAAGGTGGAGGCCGtcgaaaaaagaaaatgagactctgaaggagcaagttcacaaactaaaaggtgaacacacaaagcTCCAGGACGAAGTCAGACATAagggaggagctggtgaaaaaGGAAATCAGCAAAAGACAAGCTTCTAACTAAGTCGTACCTCGCCTCCCAGCACAAGCTCAGTGACATGGAGAACGAGCTGGACAGCGTAGAGAGgcagtggaggagaaaggtggagcagctgggagaCAATGAAGGTGGAGGAGCAAGATGAACTGCAGGTCgagcagctccaggagcagctgaaagtAAGAGATGAACTCTTACGAAAAGAGACCAAGAAACGGCGTGCTCGCTTCAGGGCCTTCGTGGACGTCCTGAACCAGCTCACTGAGTATCAGGCCAAATGTGAGACTCTGGAGACccgtctgcaccaggagccggTTCAGCCTGAAACAAGCTGGAGGCAGAGAGGCGGAGGATCTGAAGAAGCAGGTCAACCTGCTCAAGACCGGACAGAGGAGGCTTGAAGATGAGCTGAAAAAGAAGGACGAGCTCATCGTCACCGAAACAAAGAGACGGCGTATTCAAACCAATGCCTACCTTGACAGCCTGGCCATGCTCACAGTcaaagaaaaggaggtgaacaaaagtcaggcagagacacaggaggcaaGGCTGCGGCAGGAGATGACTCAGACTGAGGGAGTGAGCAGCAGTCAGATGGAGGCCgtcgaaaaagaaaatgagactcaagttcacaaactaaaaggtgaacacacaaagcTCCAGGATGAAGTCAGACataaggaggagctggtgaaaaaGGAATTCAGGAAAAGACAAGCTTCTACCAAGTTGTACCTCGCCTCCGAGCTGGACAGCgtaaagaggaagtggaggagcaaggtggagcagctggagacatcgAAGATGGAGGACCAAGATGAACTCCTGAAACAGGAGACAGATTATCCTCcaaagaagagaggaatgagaggacGTTTGCCCTGAAACCTTGTACCCTTCATCCCTTCTTAACCCACCCACTCCCTACTCCTCCCCTCCTACACTCCCTACTCTCTCACCCCTCACCCCTTTCCTACTCCCCAAAACAAACCCCTCAATGCCCACCTCTAaccaataatataaaaaatgtatataataatataatacaataatatatgtacaacatttacctgtgtgtttttctgaatataaataaatgattcatgatTCTTATATATTACTacagtgttggttttgtttgttagtttctatatttaaatgcaTCACAAGTCGACAGTCGGAGTTCTAATATCGTTATGGGTCAAAACGCTTCACTCTGACAACTGAGAggaacaaaattaaatatcattaaGGCGTCTTTTACACCAAACCCACTGAGAAGAGGCGACTGACTCCCAGAAGAGtttgcttctctgttttttaatctgcCTGACAAAAATcattctcatgtttgttttacccacagctgAGCCACACCTAGTTCATTTTTACCATTAACTATTAATTAACAAGAATATGTAAATTGACCTGTTACACTGAATGTTTGCAGGTTAACTCCAGGTACCCAGTCCAGTGCAGAACTAAGAtgggacacagaaatacactcaAATACACTGTTTTAACCCCATTGTGAGATTGTGAGAGCTTTTCACGCTGAGAATTCTGTGCAAAAGTAGTGAATAtgctgatagatagatagacagacagacagacagacagacagatagatagacggatagatggatagatagatagatagatagatagataggtggcTATATttcatgtatgtgcatgttcagataaaataaatgaataaaataaacaactcagATGAAATTGTCTGTTGTTCTTGCTGTTAGAAGTTTATCGTGTA harbors:
- the malt2 gene encoding MALT paracaspase 2 isoform X1 produces the protein MEETNMVVGNMSEEVLNRLSKMLDNITCGWRQLARAVSEQPLFCCSESQLTSCSLQALSPAGSPARALLAQLADRSCSLDFLLHCLRKVDHQEAVQYLTSTAVAEMIQITVQPQCQQATVGGRVVLTCRAAGPPGLCYQWFRGKEEVLEKNGCTPELILCPLAPVHQGHYICRVNHGEKCIFSQWARVRLVSSAGSSPDCSSSLFQGSVSGLRITHQPEAQAVSEGDSLLLVCKAEASPPAQYEWYHNRVPMQEHKTRAFEIPCVTTAHRGEYRCKVFNLYHETWSDTAGVTIGPSSITDASWVEVDRGLDSQEINRSTSGPGINPTRPMASHPPPSKHFHATDKVALLIGNMNYLHHTQLCAPIADVHELTNLLRQMDFKVVSLLDLNWQEMHSAVTEFLLLLDKGVYGLLYFAGHGYENYGNSFMIPIDAPASNTSEHCLCVQNILTRMQEKETGLNVFLLDMCRKRNPHDDVIVQPGPLKVTANIVFGYATCVDAMAYEVKREDVSNGIFINFLKQRVCEDEKVTVMLDRVAEDMGRCVITRGRQALEMRSNLSERRSLTDQIQTSECSESYSARNLQWAIAHVLPPSKYLQFDCGVTVQLGFAAEFSNVMVIYTRILDQPKDIVSCSAQLTDFPLDVDVDLKTTNQETLLEAGSLLLIKDDLLSPEVPSLYTRLRSLQRLKRELTFTVCLHYTYCNMDDEVQERQSVTVGKPLVSKLNLYEPRPPRACSTSSSFSLDSFNIAEGTTSVGTSSNTWPYYGRESTSTDSLTSSRSANIPEETDSPELCNDPKPLVAGQSLSHSLS
- the malt2 gene encoding MALT paracaspase 2 isoform X2; the protein is MEETNMVVGNMSEEVLNRLSKMLDNITCGWRQLARAVSEQPLFCCSESQLTSCSLQALSPAGSPARALLAQLADRSCSLDFLLHCLRKVDHQEAVQYLTSTVAEMIQITVQPQCQQATVGGRVVLTCRAAGPPGLCYQWFRGKEEVLEKNGCTPELILCPLAPVHQGHYICRVNHGEKCIFSQWARVRLVSSAGSSPDCSSSLFQGSVSGLRITHQPEAQAVSEGDSLLLVCKAEASPPAQYEWYHNRVPMQEHKTRAFEIPCVTTAHRGEYRCKVFNLYHETWSDTAGVTIGPSSITDASWVEVDRGLDSQEINRSTSGPGINPTRPMASHPPPSKHFHATDKVALLIGNMNYLHHTQLCAPIADVHELTNLLRQMDFKVVSLLDLNWQEMHSAVTEFLLLLDKGVYGLLYFAGHGYENYGNSFMIPIDAPASNTSEHCLCVQNILTRMQEKETGLNVFLLDMCRKRNPHDDVIVQPGPLKVTANIVFGYATCVDAMAYEVKREDVSNGIFINFLKQRVCEDEKVTVMLDRVAEDMGRCVITRGRQALEMRSNLSERRSLTDQIQTSECSESYSARNLQWAIAHVLPPSKYLQFDCGVTVQLGFAAEFSNVMVIYTRILDQPKDIVSCSAQLTDFPLDVDVDLKTTNQETLLEAGSLLLIKDDLLSPEVPSLYTRLRSLQRLKRELTFTVCLHYTYCNMDDEVQERQSVTVGKPLVSKLNLYEPRPPRACSTSSSFSLDSFNIAEGTTSVGTSSNTWPYYGRESTSTDSLTSSRSANIPEETDSPELCNDPKPLVAGQSLSHSLS